The Flavobacterium sp. K5-23 genome segment TAATAGCCCAGTTTATTGGTGCAGCACCACGATAATTTGGTAGGAGTGATGCGTGTAGATTAAATGTTCCTAGTTTTGGCATTTCCCAAACCACTTTTGGTAACATTCTAAAGGCAACAACTATTTGCAAATTGGCATTTAGCGCTTTCAATTCTTCTAGAAAAGATTCTTCTTTCAGGTTTACAGGTTGTAATAGTCTCAGGTTGTTTGCTAAAGCATATTCTTTTACAGCCGAATATTTTATTTTTTGTCCACGACCGGCGGGTTTGTCTGCTGCTGTAATAACACCAACTACTTCATAGTCGTTTTTGATTATGGTTTCCAGAATCCCGACTGCAAATTCAGGTGTTCCCATAAATACAATTCGTAATTTTTCCATTATAGTATTAAGGTATATTTATTGTTTGATTTCACTTTGATGCATCCGCTCTCCAGTAATTCTTGAATTACAAAGATAATAGCGTCGGCATTACTATTTGTTTTATTTTGAATTTCTCTCGAATTTAATTCCTCCGTTTTTAATAGAGTGATAATATCTTTTGAGAGTTTACTGATATCTGTTTTCTTGTCTTTTTTAGTGATGCAATGAGAACATATGCCGCAATCATCTGAAGTTTTCTCCCCAAAGTAGCTCAAAATCAATTTGCTTTTGCAAGTAGTATTTTCGTTGACATAATTTAACACCGACTTGAATTGCTCTTTTTTTAGATTGTTTTGGTTTTCTAAATATTTCGATACTCTGTTAATTGTCCTTTCATCTTCACGGATTTCGTTAAAAATCAAACTGGCATCATTGTTTTTCGAATGGTAATCAACTATGTCTTTTTCTTTTAATTTATGTAAAACAGCATGAATTTCCATTTCTGAATGATTCGACTTTTTAGCAATCAATTGTATGTTGAATGGAGTTTGCATTTCATAGATTCCAGGATATGTTCTCAGGATAGCCAATATGATTTCTTCATCCCGGTGATTTAAGCTGATGTATCTAATTACTTCTTTGGATGGGATGATGAACTGTAATGTTATTTTTTCCGAAAATTCCTGGGATAAAGTAATGACTCCTTGTCTGTCTAGAAATTGTATGGCATTATACGTTTTAAGGACTGGAAATCCATATTTTATGCAAAAGTGATTTAAATTAAAACTGAACTTCTCGTTGATTCCTTCTCCGTATGCTATTTGGAAAAAATTACAAAGTTTAATGTACATACTATTCAGGAACTTTTTATCAGGAAGTATTTTTAAAAATTGATTTTCTGCCTGAGCAATATCAGATGGATTGCTTAATAATACGGCATAGGCTTTTTCTCCATTTCGACCTGAACGACCCGCTTCTTGATAGTAGTTTTCTAAATTTTCCGGTAATTGGATGTGAATGACTGTCTTTACATTTGATTTATCAATGCCCATTCCAAAAGCATTTGTGGCTACAATTACTTGTGCTTTTTCTTCCATCCACAACTCCATATTTTTGTCTTTATCTTTAGAGGTAAGTCCGCCGTGATAATACGTTGCTTTAAATCCTAAAGATTGTAGTTGAGATGAAATATCAAGGCAGGATTTCCTGTTTCGGACATAGATAATCGAAGGTTGCGGATTTTTTTTTAAAATTTGTTCAATTCTAAAAAGTTTGTCTTCTACTTCAAAAGTCATATATGCAATATTATCTCTTGCAAAAGATTTTTGGAATAGTTGAGGGTTTTGTAATCCTAATTCATTTATGATGTCTTCTTTCGCTTTTGGTGTAGCAGTTGCGGTCAAAGCCAAAAAAGGTATTTTGGGGAAATGTTTTTTTAATTCTGAAATTTTTAAATATGCAGGACGAAAATCATGGCCCCATTGGGAAACACAATGCGCTTCATCAATTGTTATAAGGTTTATAGGCAAGTTTTTTAACCTGTCTAATATCCAGTCAGATTGTAAGCGTTCAGGGGATAAGTACAGGAATTTATAATTTCCGAACTGGCAATTGTCTAAAAGATCAATCATCTCATCGGATTTTATTCCTCCCGTTAAAGCGATAGCCTTGATGTTTCGCTTTTCTAAATTGGCAACCTGGTCTTTCATTAAAGCGACAAGCGGAGAAATCACAAGGCAGATACCTTCATTTATCATCGCGGGAATCTGAAAACAAATTGATTTACCACCACCTGTTGGCAATAACGCAAATGTGTCTTGTCCGCTTAAAACGGAATCGATGATTTCATTTTGCAGTGACCTAAAAGCATCGTGTTTCCAGTATTTTTGAAGAATTTGTAACGCTTCAGACATTAATCTTGAATTTAGAATTACAATTTTCGAATAATATATTTACTATTCGCAATTCAATACTCAAATTACGAATTAATTTGAAATGGTGTCTAATATAAAAAGAATTCTGTTATCAACCGTATCTTTAGGCACTTCAATAAGATTATAGCCGTAACCTTGATAGGTTTCAATAAGATGATCTTGAATCAATTTAGCTTGTTCGTAATTTTCATAACGCGCATCGTCGCTTATGTAAATCTCTTCCCAAGGTGGTAAAATGAATATCTTGGAATATTTGTGTTCTTTGCAAATAGCATCAAACGAAGCAGGGTAACTGTCTCCTATGTAGTGCATATAAGCCAAGACATCTGGAATTCCCCGATCAATAAAAACGACATTATGGGGCTCGTTTTGTGCGTCTTCAAACTGTTTTTTTCTGCCTTCTAGGAGTAGTTCACTAAAGAGCAGGGGTTTCTCAAGGAATAATTGTTCAATTCCTTGTTTTTTTGCTTCTAATGTTACTTCTCTAGAGATTTCAGGATAACAACAAAAACCTTTTGCTATTAATCCGTCAATTAGAGTACTTTTTCCAGTTCCTGGACCGCCAATAATTACTATGATTTCTTTCTGCACTTTTTGGAAATAAGGCGCAAACTTACTCAAACTTATCGGGATTTAAAAAATGATAGGCGTTAAAATTACTGTTTTTGTCAAAAAATCCCAATTCAAAAATAAATATTCACATTTGAAACCGTATATTTGCTATTATTTTTAAATATAGAATGGATAAGAATACCGAAGAATTTTATGATCGATTAAAAACGGAATTGGATTTAAGTAATACTTGGCCTGCCTTGTATTTGTTTAAATTTATTGTACCAACAGAAAATGACAATGTCGAACGTGTTGAACAAGCATTTAACTGTATGGGTGCCGTTATAAAAACTACAAAATCTAGAACTGGAAAATTTACAAGTGTGTCTATTGATGTTCAAATGAAAAATTCTCAGGAAATAGTTGAAAAATACCAGGAAGTCTCTGTTATTAAAGGGATTATTTCTCTGTAACATTTGAAGTGTTATTTTGAGGCAGCTTAAATTTGTATGCTGAATACTCTTAGAATTCGCATATTATATATATTCAAAAAAATTCAAATATGAATTCAAAATACCAAAAGGAAATCGCAAACGATGTTGTACATCATTTGGAATATAATGCCGAGAGATCGCATCTAATTATTCCTGAATACGGTCGTCATTTGCAAAAACTAATAGATCAAGCTACTGCTATTGAAGATGCTGAAGAGCGAAACAAAGCGGCAAAATATATTATTCAGGTAATGGGAAGTTTAAACCCCCATTTACGTGATGTACTTGATTTCCAACATAAATTATGGGATCAGCTTTTTATTATGTCTGATTTTAAATTAGATGTTGAGTCTCCATATCCAATTCCATCTCGTGAAGTTTTACAACTGAGACCAGATGTTTTAAAATACCCGCAAAATTTCCCTAAATACAGATATTATGGGAACAATATCAAGTACATGATTGATGTTGCCAATAAATGGGATGATGGGGATATGAAAAATGCTTTAGTGAAAGTGATTGCTAATCACATGAAAAAATCATATTTGAGCTGGAATAAAGACACGGTGAAAGACGATGTTATTTTTGAACATTTATATGAATTATCAGATGGTAAATTAGATATGCTTCAAAGTACTGAAGAACTTATAAACACGACTGATTTATTGCGTACTAACAAACGTATATCTAATAAAATCATTCCAGTAGGTGCACCAAAAATTCAAAGCAATAAGAATTCTAAATCAGGGAAACCAAATCCTTTGCACAAAAAAACAAACAAAAAATCTTTATAAAGCGGGTTAACTTTTGAGTCATCAAAAAATAATTTGTAATCGTAATATATAAATACTAAATCAAAAAATGGGAATATTCAAAATCGAAGGAGGCATTCGCCTAAAAGGAGAAATCACTCCACAGGGAGCAAAAAATGAAGCATTACAAATATTGTGTGCTGTGCTTTTAACACCTGAAAAAGTGACAATCAACAATATTCCTGACATTATTGATATCAACAAACTGATTAAGCTTTTAGAAAATTTAGGGGTTAAAATCCAAAAAACAGGTTCTGGTTCTTATACTTTTCAAGCTGATGACGTTAATGTAGGGTATCTAGAAACGGAAGCCTTTAAAAAAGA includes the following:
- a CDS encoding DUF493 family protein, translated to MDKNTEEFYDRLKTELDLSNTWPALYLFKFIVPTENDNVERVEQAFNCMGAVIKTTKSRTGKFTSVSIDVQMKNSQEIVEKYQEVSVIKGIISL
- a CDS encoding ATP-dependent DNA helicase RecQ; its protein translation is MSEALQILQKYWKHDAFRSLQNEIIDSVLSGQDTFALLPTGGGKSICFQIPAMINEGICLVISPLVALMKDQVANLEKRNIKAIALTGGIKSDEMIDLLDNCQFGNYKFLYLSPERLQSDWILDRLKNLPINLITIDEAHCVSQWGHDFRPAYLKISELKKHFPKIPFLALTATATPKAKEDIINELGLQNPQLFQKSFARDNIAYMTFEVEDKLFRIEQILKKNPQPSIIYVRNRKSCLDISSQLQSLGFKATYYHGGLTSKDKDKNMELWMEEKAQVIVATNAFGMGIDKSNVKTVIHIQLPENLENYYQEAGRSGRNGEKAYAVLLSNPSDIAQAENQFLKILPDKKFLNSMYIKLCNFFQIAYGEGINEKFSFNLNHFCIKYGFPVLKTYNAIQFLDRQGVITLSQEFSEKITLQFIIPSKEVIRYISLNHRDEEIILAILRTYPGIYEMQTPFNIQLIAKKSNHSEMEIHAVLHKLKEKDIVDYHSKNNDASLIFNEIREDERTINRVSKYLENQNNLKKEQFKSVLNYVNENTTCKSKLILSYFGEKTSDDCGICSHCITKKDKKTDISKLSKDIITLLKTEELNSREIQNKTNSNADAIIFVIQELLESGCIKVKSNNKYTLIL
- a CDS encoding DUF4290 domain-containing protein, yielding MNSKYQKEIANDVVHHLEYNAERSHLIIPEYGRHLQKLIDQATAIEDAEERNKAAKYIIQVMGSLNPHLRDVLDFQHKLWDQLFIMSDFKLDVESPYPIPSREVLQLRPDVLKYPQNFPKYRYYGNNIKYMIDVANKWDDGDMKNALVKVIANHMKKSYLSWNKDTVKDDVIFEHLYELSDGKLDMLQSTEELINTTDLLRTNKRISNKIIPVGAPKIQSNKNSKSGKPNPLHKKTNKKSL
- a CDS encoding AAA family ATPase — its product is MSKFAPYFQKVQKEIIVIIGGPGTGKSTLIDGLIAKGFCCYPEISREVTLEAKKQGIEQLFLEKPLLFSELLLEGRKKQFEDAQNEPHNVVFIDRGIPDVLAYMHYIGDSYPASFDAICKEHKYSKIFILPPWEEIYISDDARYENYEQAKLIQDHLIETYQGYGYNLIEVPKDTVDNRILFILDTISN